From Micromonospora rhizosphaerae, the proteins below share one genomic window:
- a CDS encoding alpha/beta fold hydrolase — protein sequence MRPSPPGRFRAAELRLALAAPRPAAGLTSEWRLVEGLRTHTRRSVDPGTGTPPVVLVHGLAVSHRYLTPLALALSATHPVYVPDLPGFGLTERPSTAYDVFRHAAHLAAWLSAYRLSPACVFGHSFGAEVAAALAACRPDLVRALVLAGPTSDPAARSRRRQFGRFLVDTVREAKLQAPILLRDVWDARPWRVFAMLTDSVGNEIEADLVRITVPTLVTAGARDPIVPPSWREQVARLVPDARVVTVPGAAHNVATTAPAQVADAIRSLLTPALRR from the coding sequence GTGAGACCCTCGCCGCCGGGGCGGTTCCGGGCGGCCGAGCTGCGCCTCGCCCTGGCGGCGCCCCGGCCCGCCGCCGGCCTGACCAGCGAGTGGCGGCTCGTCGAGGGGCTGCGGACGCACACCCGGCGGTCGGTCGACCCCGGCACTGGGACGCCGCCGGTGGTGCTGGTGCACGGCCTCGCCGTCTCGCACCGCTATCTCACCCCGCTCGCGCTGGCGCTGTCGGCAACCCATCCGGTGTACGTCCCGGACCTGCCCGGCTTCGGGCTGACCGAGCGCCCGTCCACCGCGTACGACGTGTTCCGGCACGCCGCGCACCTGGCGGCCTGGCTCTCCGCGTACCGGCTGTCGCCGGCCTGCGTCTTCGGGCATTCGTTCGGCGCGGAGGTGGCCGCCGCGCTCGCCGCCTGCCGTCCCGACCTCGTCCGCGCCCTGGTGCTGGCCGGCCCGACCAGCGACCCGGCCGCGCGGTCCCGGCGGCGCCAGTTCGGCCGGTTCCTGGTGGACACGGTGCGGGAGGCCAAGCTGCAGGCGCCGATCCTGCTCCGCGACGTGTGGGACGCCCGCCCGTGGCGGGTCTTCGCGATGCTGACCGACTCGGTGGGCAACGAGATCGAGGCGGACCTGGTCCGGATCACGGTCCCCACGCTGGTGACCGCCGGCGCCCGGGACCCGATCGTGCCGCCGTCCTGGCGGGAGCAGGTCGCCCGGCTGGTCCCCGACGCCCGCGTGGTCACCGTGCCGGGCGCCGCCCACAACGTCGCCACCACCGCCCCGGCACAGGTCGCCGACGCGATCCGGTCCCTGCTCACCCCCGCCCTGAGAAGGTAG
- a CDS encoding endonuclease/exonuclease/phosphatase family protein, producing the protein MLRVMSWNIRTGGRDTNGPDRLDRVVAVITAQRPDVLALQELRGFDRGGLLSDLAGRVGMVPHLARSGFGQPVAVLVRPPLRMLATGRVRRPFHHGAARVAVATQAGPLTVFSTHLNPYSGGRRRTEADWLAAAVRRHGGELALLAGDLNTLDPTVDHAERLARLPEFYRRRHLRRDGRTVDTRAVSRLLEVGLVDLYAARAADAPEQEGYSVPTRYGGAEFTGMRLDYLLGTIQLAALTREVRVIRGGEADHASDHYPLLANLDLTPA; encoded by the coding sequence ATGCTGCGGGTGATGAGCTGGAACATCAGGACCGGTGGCCGGGACACCAACGGGCCCGATCGGCTGGACCGGGTGGTCGCGGTCATCACCGCGCAGCGGCCGGACGTGCTGGCCCTGCAGGAGCTGCGCGGCTTCGACCGGGGCGGGCTGCTCAGCGACCTCGCGGGCCGGGTCGGGATGGTCCCCCACCTGGCCCGGTCCGGGTTCGGGCAACCGGTCGCGGTGCTGGTCCGCCCGCCGCTGCGGATGCTGGCGACCGGCCGGGTACGCCGGCCGTTCCACCACGGCGCCGCGCGCGTGGCGGTGGCCACGCAGGCGGGTCCGCTGACCGTGTTCAGTACGCACCTCAACCCGTACTCCGGTGGTCGCCGGCGTACCGAGGCGGACTGGCTGGCGGCCGCCGTCCGGCGGCACGGTGGCGAGCTCGCGCTGCTCGCCGGTGACCTCAACACGCTGGATCCGACCGTCGACCACGCCGAGCGGCTGGCCCGCCTCCCGGAGTTCTACCGGCGCCGGCACCTGCGCCGCGACGGCCGTACCGTCGACACCCGCGCGGTGTCCCGGCTGCTCGAGGTCGGCCTGGTCGACCTGTACGCGGCCCGCGCCGCCGACGCCCCCGAGCAGGAGGGATACAGCGTGCCCACCCGCTACGGCGGTGCCGAGTTCACCGGCATGCGCCTGGACTACCTGCTCGGCACCATCCAGCTCGCCGCGCTCACCCGCGAGGTCCGCGTGATCCGCGGCGGCGAAGCCGACCACGCCTCCGACCACTACCCGCTCCTCGCCAACCTCGACCTCACCCCCGCCTGA
- a CDS encoding YihY/virulence factor BrkB family protein has product MSSTKLVPETRLMAEEELSADDAWHTLRREGGWCLLRDAFIRFRYGDGFSHARALALQLCLAVVPFLIALTGLISDLGVTEGGRVVADTVLALTPGQSESVVQELLGDAKRIERAGELALTLGLLTGLVALTMTMAQIERGANRIYGVERDRPAVAKYVRAAILAVTAGVPALIGFLILVGGGAMGHSVQRHYEWGGFANAAWNVVRWPLSLGLTVLAVAVLFRHAPRRRQPGLSWLFFGAAIATVLWWLTSLLLAGYVRFSGDFGQTYGPLTAMMALMIWANLTGIALFGGLAFAAQLEAMRIGVEEPAQPDLWEPEAEREEALDTGEMTAL; this is encoded by the coding sequence GTGAGTAGCACCAAGCTGGTGCCGGAGACCCGGCTGATGGCGGAGGAGGAGCTGTCCGCCGACGACGCCTGGCACACCCTGCGCCGCGAGGGTGGGTGGTGCCTGTTGCGGGACGCCTTCATCCGGTTCCGCTACGGCGACGGGTTCAGCCACGCGCGGGCCCTCGCGCTGCAGCTCTGCCTGGCCGTGGTGCCGTTCCTGATCGCGCTCACCGGTCTGATCTCCGACCTCGGCGTCACGGAGGGCGGCCGGGTGGTCGCCGACACCGTGCTCGCGCTCACCCCCGGCCAGAGCGAGTCCGTGGTGCAGGAGTTGCTCGGCGACGCGAAGCGCATCGAACGCGCCGGTGAGCTGGCACTGACCCTCGGTCTGCTGACCGGCCTGGTCGCGCTGACCATGACCATGGCCCAGATCGAGCGGGGCGCCAACCGGATCTACGGCGTCGAGCGGGACCGCCCGGCCGTGGCCAAGTACGTCCGCGCGGCGATCCTCGCGGTGACCGCCGGCGTCCCCGCGCTGATCGGCTTCCTGATCCTGGTCGGCGGGGGCGCGATGGGTCACTCCGTGCAGCGGCACTACGAGTGGGGCGGCTTCGCAAACGCGGCCTGGAACGTGGTCCGCTGGCCGCTGAGCCTCGGCCTGACCGTGCTCGCCGTGGCCGTGCTGTTCCGGCACGCGCCCCGCCGCCGCCAGCCCGGCCTGTCCTGGCTCTTCTTCGGAGCCGCCATCGCCACCGTGCTCTGGTGGCTGACCAGCCTGCTGCTCGCCGGGTACGTCAGGTTCAGCGGCGACTTCGGGCAGACCTACGGCCCGCTGACCGCGATGATGGCGCTGATGATCTGGGCCAACCTCACCGGCATCGCGCTCTTCGGCGGGCTGGCCTTCGCCGCCCAGCTCGAGGCGATGCGGATCGGCGTGGAGGAGCCCGCGCAGCCGGACCTCTGGGAGCCGGAGGCCGAGCGCGAAGAGGCCCTCGACACCGGCGAGATGACCGCGCTCTGA
- a CDS encoding phosphatase PAP2 family protein: MTAVKETARRPVGHFAERSLAGLLVVAGAGVGFGLLLMLVRFHWGPLYHADREVAEWVNRLVAPHHPLVTVIQAVTDLGGRPVLIWLVTIAVVGLLIRRQARLAVYLIITGVGGLILDPSLKALVGRLRPVVDVPITHAPGNSFPSGHALGSFVAYGALLLVFLPAMSPRWRKPAIAIVALLVALIGLTRIALGVHFVSDVIGGWLLGAAWLGVSAYAFRLWRRERGRPVPPLTEGLEPEAGEEIAPAPAEEHVLEHPRSAVAELLVGWVLVFGALYAFGLVVSYHAKGTFLDTLDTEVPRWFAARHTDTLNDLSWWWSKFGDTHAILAISLVFCPLVLAIWKRWRPVLFVALAMFGELTLFLASSGAVDRPRPKVDNLDGHLPTSSFPSGHIAATICLWTAIAIIVLARTDRWWRWLFVAMAVIMPVGVAVSRMYRGMHHPTDFMGAILLSALWMGLLYWIVRPNADVHEGNQPAIESEQVHELDDELAKADRAD, from the coding sequence GTGACCGCGGTCAAGGAGACGGCGCGACGGCCGGTCGGCCATTTCGCCGAACGGAGCCTCGCGGGCCTGCTGGTCGTCGCCGGGGCCGGCGTCGGGTTCGGCCTGCTGCTCATGCTCGTGCGGTTCCACTGGGGCCCGCTGTACCACGCCGACCGCGAGGTGGCGGAGTGGGTCAACCGGCTCGTGGCACCCCACCACCCGCTGGTCACCGTGATCCAGGCGGTCACCGACCTGGGCGGCCGGCCGGTGCTGATCTGGCTGGTCACCATCGCGGTGGTCGGCCTGCTGATCCGTCGCCAGGCCAGGCTGGCGGTCTACCTGATCATCACCGGGGTCGGCGGGCTGATCCTCGACCCGTCGCTCAAGGCGTTGGTCGGCCGGCTCCGCCCGGTGGTCGACGTGCCGATCACCCACGCCCCCGGCAACAGCTTCCCCAGCGGGCACGCGCTCGGCTCGTTCGTCGCGTACGGGGCGCTGCTGCTGGTCTTCCTGCCGGCCATGTCGCCCCGGTGGCGCAAGCCGGCCATCGCGATCGTCGCCCTGCTGGTGGCGCTGATCGGGCTGACCCGGATCGCGTTGGGCGTGCACTTCGTCTCCGACGTGATCGGCGGCTGGCTGCTCGGCGCCGCGTGGCTCGGCGTCAGCGCGTACGCCTTCCGGCTCTGGCGGCGCGAGCGCGGCCGCCCGGTGCCGCCGCTGACCGAGGGCCTGGAGCCGGAGGCGGGCGAGGAGATCGCCCCCGCCCCGGCCGAGGAGCACGTGCTGGAGCACCCGCGCTCGGCGGTCGCCGAGCTGCTGGTCGGCTGGGTGCTGGTCTTCGGCGCGCTCTACGCCTTCGGCCTGGTCGTCAGCTATCACGCCAAGGGCACCTTCCTGGACACCCTCGACACCGAGGTGCCGCGATGGTTCGCCGCGCGGCACACCGACACGCTGAACGACCTGAGCTGGTGGTGGAGCAAGTTCGGCGACACGCACGCGATCCTGGCGATCTCGCTGGTCTTCTGCCCGCTGGTGCTGGCGATCTGGAAGCGCTGGCGGCCGGTGCTCTTCGTGGCGCTGGCGATGTTCGGCGAGCTGACCCTCTTCCTCGCCTCCTCCGGGGCCGTCGACCGTCCCCGTCCCAAGGTGGACAACCTGGATGGGCACCTGCCCACCTCGTCGTTCCCCTCCGGGCACATCGCCGCGACCATCTGCCTCTGGACCGCGATCGCGATCATCGTGCTCGCCCGCACCGACCGCTGGTGGCGCTGGCTCTTCGTGGCGATGGCGGTGATCATGCCGGTCGGGGTGGCCGTCTCCCGGATGTACCGGGGCATGCACCACCCGACCGACTTCATGGGCGCGATCCTGCTCAGCGCGCTCTGGATGGGGCTGCTCTACTGGATCGTCCGTCCGAACGCCGACGTGCACGAGGGCAATCAGCCGGCCATCGAGTCGGAGCAGGTCCACGAGCTGGACGACGAGCTGGCCAAGGCCGACCGGGCGGACTGA